The DNA sequence TTAGACATGTATAGGGTCTACATTTTCAACCTTTATTAAATGTAAATTCTCTTGGTAATATGAGTATTCTACTATGGAAATATTGAGCCACCCATGTTATTAATGAGCATCCAAATCATTCatacttatcacaacactcctccttggatgaccatttaggattatgcctcgttaaaacattactaaagaaaaatctaatggaaaaaaaactttagtgaagaaaaaagagtacaatatcctttgttatggggactgcctcattaaaaaccttgtcaagaaaatccaatgggaaaaaatctgaccaaggaaaaaagagtacagtctccctcTGTTGTCAAAATCATTTAATGTCtcaaaatcggcgcatcccaatctgatgtatCAATCTTTCAAAAGAGAAtattgggagtgactttgtaaataaatctgccagattatcgctTGAGCAGATCTGTTAGACATCAATTattccttgattttgaaggtcatgagcgaagaagaatttgggagaaatatgctttgttctatcacctttgatgtatctgcccttaagttgagcaatgcatgctgtattatctttaaacaggacagttggagctatcttatgatcaatcagtccacatgatgacagaatatattggaccaaactcttgagccaaaaacactcacgACTTGCTTCATGTATTGCCAGTattttagaggaggttgctgctatcgtctattTTGTGGACTTCCATGATATAGCtctaccaccatatgtgaacagatatcctgtttgagatctccctttgtatggatcagacaagtatcctgcatctgcatagccaactagttgtgactttgatccatagggataaaacaatcccatatcaaccgttccatgaagatatcaaaagatttgcttgattccattccaatgtattctggttggagaggaactataccttgctagtaaatttaccgcaaatgatatgtcaggtcatATGTTATTATCAAGATACATTAGGTAGTGTTTGGTTGATGTCCATGTCTCAATGAGACATGGACACGGTGACACATGTCTGCTGTTTGGTTTGGTGAGACATAGATTTTTTATGGATCCGGGAGGACATGAATGGACACGGAGACACTAAATTTGTGTACCTCCAATTTGATGAGACATTGAGACACAACTTatgagacactaattttttactcttttactcttattcaatttttaaattttcaaaatttatcctCTTATCTcctcaaatatttctttttttttttacttcctcttttaaattttacaactaaatttgttttcctgttttcttcaaaaaaaaactatacatttaattttttatttatttgaattttaattaatcttttatttatttgaattttaattaatcttttatttatttgaattttaattaatctttgataaattttgggctttgattttctatttttttctaaaaaaattatatatctaatatttGAATGATAATTTGAGATGTTTGAGGTGATGGGTGTGCAGTGGTATTGGTAAAATTTATGGTTGAATGAAAGGTAATTcagtctttttcaaatatttgtgtcttgtttattatttttaccaAACATAATACATAgatacaaatattttatgtctatGTCTTTAGTGTCTGTGTCTTTGTGTCTATATCCCATCCTATACATCAATCAAACGAAGCCTTAGCGCtctaatggcactaagatatggtatttcagaaccaaggatatcttcattttcttctttagaacggaattgatcattttccacatccaaaaACCTTACGATCATTGGattacttaatggatgtgacttattcatataaaatctcttcaaaatattttctgtatacgttgtttgatgaataaagatcaaattttttgtatgctcaatctgcaggccgagataaaatttagtctttccaagatctttcatctcaaactcttcttttagagtttttataattgttggaatcttttcAGGAGTTCTAATGATATTTAACTCATCAACATACATAGCAATTATAATAagtccagatgcagatttctttatgaaaacacatagacagatatcatcattcttgaattcgTTTTTggtcagatactcagtaagacgattataccacattcgtccatattgctttagaccatataaagatctttgcaatagGACTGAGTATAACCCATGTGAATATTCAttagatggtttagatatctttagtcttttttttagggactttcatataggtATCACGATCGAACGATCGGTATAAGTATGTTGTTACCACAtctattaaatgcatatgtagtttatgatatgcggataaactaaccaaataacgcaatgttattgcatccactacagggaaTATGTTTCTTCACAATCTAtatcgggcctttgtgaaaaactttATTTGTaccacaagtcgagctttgtagtgtacaacttcatttttctcatttcgttttctcacaaatacccatctgtatccagtaggttttacatcttctggtgtacagaCTACAGGTCTAaaaacttcacgttttgcaagtgagtctaactcagctttcatagcttcttcccattttggccaatcattcctttgtcgatatTCTTCGACTGTTCttagctcaagatccttactttcatgcatgatatttaatgccacattatatgcaaatatttcattgacaattatcttatttcggtctcatttttctcctgtaaagacataatttatcgagatctcgtcattttcacaatttttaggtacctgaacgtcttctggcattaaaactatatcagaattttggacaactgcaggtgtctttactatgtctttttcaacagaaatagtatttacctcttttctttttcaaggaTTTTTGTCTTTAGAACCGATAGGCCTACCATGCTTCTGACATGAatttgcttcggtggcaatttatctgactgggacatcaattcgaattagaGCATTTTCAGCCGGTATATATGATTTAGTTATCCTTTTCGTATCAGAATATGTATCGGATAATTCATttactattctttgcaaatgtataatcttttgaacttctagttcacattgccctgatcgaagATCTAAATGCATTAAGGATGATGCATTGCAATTAaattccttctcaagaagcttattctctctccctaatattaaaaatttttattcatcaaaatgacaatccacaaatcgggctttaaatacatctctaaTTTGCATTTCAATATATCTCACTatagaaaaaaaatcatatccCACATATATCCTCAATTTTTTtaggtcccattttggtgcgagaaggtggtgcaatgggaacatatattgcacacctgaatattcttaaatggaaaatatttggctgctggccaaaagctaattttataggagagaactgatggtaacttattggcctcaaacgaataagtgctgcgacaTGCAAAATAGCAtaccccaaaccgaggttgggataTTTGTTCttataagtaagggtctagcaattaattggaggcgtttaataagtgattctgctaacccattttgtgtgtgaacatgagctactagATGTTCAACGCTTATTcgattagccatacaataagtatcaaaagtttgggaagtaaattcaccagcattatcaagacaaattgctttgattggattttctggaaactgtgcttttaatcgaataatttgagctagTAATCTTGCAAACGTCAGGTTGCGAAAAGACAATAAACACACATGtaaccatctcgaagatgcatctatgaggaccataaaatatctaaaagatccacaagGTGAATGAATAGGTTCACATATATTGTCTTGAATCATTTCTAAGAAtttaggggactcaaatccaatctttactggcaatggccttaaaattaattttttctaagaatatgcagcacaacaaaattcattaGATCTAAGAATCttttggttctttagtgaatgtccatgcgagttttcaataattctccgcatcatggttgttcccggatgacccaatcgatcatgccaagttatgaattcatttggactAGTAAACTTCTGGCTTACAATGACATGTGATTTAAttgcactaattttagtataatataacccagatgaaaataagggtaacttttctaatataacctttttatttgaatcatgagttgtgatacataagtactcataatTTCCCTTATTCAttatttcaatatgatatccatttcggcaaatatctttgaaactcaacaagtttcttagagacttggtagacaatagtgcattatttattatgaattttgttcctccgggaaacaaaattataactcttctgaagccttctatcacattacctgagccaataatagtattaacatattcttcttttggcacaagatgggtaaagtatatattacttttgagaatgttATGCGAACttacactatccgcaaggcatacatcttcgtTATATATCCTTGCTatttttttcaaagacaaataataataataaaatgagtagaaatatttgcacagtaaaattatttctttgattaaaatttttttttctaagaagtaaatttattattattttagaactcGGCACATttagtaattttgaaattcatagaTATTTTATTATACATCATACTTAAAATTCagatacatagaaaataaaacttaacaataagtttctTACATTATAATTTACATAAATACTTAACAattcacatattaaactattccatcattgatcaaaatgaccaatatttccttcgagatcctcaaagaaatcagaaacatcataatgagtggtgtaatttttaacatcatttgaaacaaaatttgtttcctttcctttgtcgtccctttttaaagatgcttgataaagatcgactaggtgtcTTTGGATACGACAGATACGCGACCAATGACCATTTCCACCACAACAGAAACACTTATCCtctattgatttattttgcccattaTTTCCTCCTTTATCTCACTTCTaggtgagatcctttcttatgaacataattttttttccttccataatttttttgtTGCCAAAAGTttgtcatttacctcttctggggttataatttgccgcatttgcttcaggaaatgggaCGGCGCCAGCGGGGCgtccttcatgattttttaaaaataatttattgttgtgttcagcaacaagaagccaagaaattagctcagaatattttttaaatcctttttcttgatactgctgctgcaggagcacattcgaggcatagaaagtcgagaaagttttctctaacatgtcattatcagttatcttttctCCACATAACTTCATTcttgaggtgattcgaaacattgctgaattatattcatttatggatttaaaatcctgtagacaTAAGTGCGCCCACTCATATCgagtttgaggaagtatcacctttttttatgattgtacctttcttcaaagtCTTTctacagatctgcaggatcttttaatgtgagatatttatttttcaatcattcgtcaagatgacgacaaaGAAAGATCATGACTTTGTCTTTATCCTTCTGGAATGCATTATTTTTAGCTTTAATGGTATTTTCaaaatccattgaatcaagatgacttttagcatctagtatccatgataaatagttgttttcagatatatcaagagcattaaattcaagatgagagagtttcgacataacaAAATTTATTACCTGAATCTttctaaaatttgatcagagtctcgtgctgataacatgttgtaaaataaataaataagaaagatataataaatataaaataaagaaatataattaaataactctAGTAGTAATATTCACCATAATTACTATATCAATATAATAgagatgattaatatatttactaatatatcatatatatatattgtaactCAAACCACGGAGAGATAGAAAAAGAGTTTATGTAGTGTATAAATAGAGAAAGAGATGCTTGTTTTTGTTATTGTTTATTGCCTCGTATCATATacctatttatatatgtataaggtccacattttcttttattaaatgtAAATTCTCTTAATAATATGAGTATTTTACTATAGAAATATTGAACCACCCATATTATTAATGAGCATTCACATCAttcattcttatcacaacaatacttaatttaatttcaaaacatCAGTTAAcactttttccattttttctatattttttcttacCCCAATCATTAAATCCAATTGAAAATGTTgtctttttaacaaaattttcacAATTTCACTTGCAAATACATTGGTCTTTTTTATGATAAGTGTACACTATTTTACcacaatataaatttattttgatttaagtCATTTAACTAATATAGCTTCTGGATCACTTTAGACAAGTATGTACGTTCTACTCCTCCTTCTTCCAGACCAAATAACCAAAGCTAAATCCGTCAAACATTGTCCTTAACTGTCAAATTAGCCAGCTTCAGTATGATTACACAAATTGTCTAATgtcaaataattttttgaataatgctatatatccaaatctttttgttaattaagtttaattaagttGGTCTAACATAATAAAATCAGTtatgactaatattattttaaattaagttattctTCACATACAAGAATTTTCtcatacaagtcatacaagttatttatattcacacgtttttatgtttttctccgTATTTCTTccgtgcctcttcttctttttctttttcttctttttcgtaatttttctctctcgttCTCGTCGTCATCAACatcacctcttcctcctcctcttcctccttcttttttcattgaaatttcttattctcttttctttttctctttctccttcatcatcaattatctcgttgttaaaaataataaataattcaggtttagattgtcaattgaaccagaataaaattgattattgttttgaatccaatcaagcgACTAAGGTGTGattcaatttagaagaaaaaatatagcattagaggaaacatttttctgcagcaaatttgggtgtagcacgaagatatttgggtgtaatacaaagatatttgagtgtattttaagaattttttggtgtatttttattctgataagttctgcataattcaaaactcttcctcttcctccttctcatcttctactgtttcttctttttttaatcaCCATGAccatcttcttcatctttttttcttattcatctttttctttcttctttgttttattctcttaataagaataaaaacaaaaaaatcaaacaaagaaaaagaagaaacacataatgctgtaaagaggatgaacttacattcatttaactaaaagaaagaaagaaataagaaaaaaagacgaaaaaaaatacaacattagaaaaaatatttttctgtatttgcagcaaatttgggtgtaatacgaaaatatttggatgtattttaaaaatttttgagtatatttttattttgataagttctgcataattcaaaactctttctcttcttcctttttgtcTTCTACtactcctttttccttattttcttatttcatttttttataattttttttaagaaaaaaaatgtaaactccgagatttttagaaaataaataataaattatttataattatatatataattttctttttaaaaaggtTATGAAACTTcatgttttatattaatttaattttatataaattttaattataattaaatatttttaatttactaaaattaatgatttttacttaattaaaattcaaagttttaataattagagataaaaaaaattttatatataatttaaattaaaataatttaaaattttaattaatattatgaattaaaaaaaattaatttatttatctataattttaaattaaaatatttaattacaaataatttataatttaaaaaataaaataatattcttaaaattaattatatttattaaattaagttttaaataaaaactctagtcaaatcctaaattcctaattctaaatcctaattcctaattcACTAACCCTAACTTCTTTCTACCCAATccccacacacacacatatacccTCCCACCACCTGTTCACTCTGCAATAGGCCACGCTTAGCTTTCTTCACCTCCACACCACTTCCCCTTTCTTCCAAAATGCTAACACACagcaacaaaaatcaaaataaagaaagaaatcagAAAGGAAAAGAAATGAAACAGAGGGGCCTTGAGGGGGAAACGGAGAACAGAGGGAGAGAGTGACggaatagaggaagaagagaggaaggagaatcGCTGCGCTGTGCCGCTCCCTACGCCGGTTGCCGCCACTGCCGCCAGAGCCAGAGGAGAGAAACAAAGATCGAGAAAGAAGGCCGCGATCGAGGAGAAGAGGAATGGGCGTGGTCTCGCGCCGTCGCCGCCGCGCCTTGCCTCCGTCGTCGTTGGAGCTTCAACCACCGCTGTTCGCCATTCCAAACTGCTGTTGCTGCCGCTATCATGATCGTTACCATCACAGAGAAgatgagaagagagagagagggatagAACACATGCAGAGAGAGAGAAGGCGTCGCGGGGTGGTTTCCGTCGCCGTTCTGCCGCCGCTGCTCTCGCCGCCATCGCCGTCGGTTGAGATCGCCGCCGCTGGCGGTGTACCGGCGTCGTACCCTTGCTGCCGAGTGTTACTGCTGCTGTCACTTGGGCACATGGCTACTGCTGTTGGGTTCACTGCAGAAAGGAGTCCGAGCAGAGAGAGGAAGAAGGTGGCCATGGAGTCCTCCGCTGCTGCCGCTACTATCAACGTTACTGGAGTTTACAATTGCTGCCGTCATTGGTGATGAACCGGATTGTGTCCTCCCTGTTGGATGACTGAATTGGAGACGTTGTTGCTATTACCTTTCGTTTTGGTAAGCTTATGAAGAATTGCTCTGGTTCTGCCCTGTATCACCTAACTCCGCAACTGTTTCTGATTCATTTAGTTTTTCAGAGTCATTGTTGTCATTGTTCGGCGTTGCTGCCCTTGTCTAGAGCTATTGAATGTTTCTGCTGCGAGAATATTACTAAAATCGCTGCTGCTGCCACGAATTGGGGATAAAGGGAATTCCTGCATTAAATCCTGCTATTGCGACATCGAGGTAGagggttttattttgaaattaactgtTATAAAATTATGAATGCCACGGAAGTCTAGTGAACATttgcaaataatttatgattgCTTGCAATGACTGAATGAAGAGTTTGAATTGAGGCTGTGCTTGATATTGGTTTTCTGGTTTTGATGGAGTTGTTGAAATTCTGATTTTGTGTGATTATGATGAATTGGTTGAGTTGTGGCTGTGAAAGGTGATTAAATTAGTATTACTTGTTAAATTGAAAGATGATGAGTTAGATATTGAAGAAATTGTTGCATTGATAATTGTTGAATGGAGTTGGATTTGAGTTTGGTTTGGGAAGTGAGGAATCTGAGGGAGCCCGCATGGGTGGTAAAGTCCAATGTTAAAAGGAGATGTTGTCCAAGTTTTTGTAAAAAGCATACGAAAAAGTGTTTTTGTTTTGAAAACCTGATTTAGTTATATATTTACATTAAGAAGGAACTTTATATTAAAAATCTGATTTACAGGCTTATTTTTAGACACGATTTTATATTGGAAAACATTTGGTTTACATATTTACTCATTAAGAAGAGGGCTTtgtattgaaaatttgttttattGGTAATGGATTGAGAACTGGAAAAGATTTTTACATCGGAACTGGTTAGATTTAAGATTTATAAGTGTTTTGGATATTGGACTTGATTTGTTGATTTGTTGGAAGTGATTTTCTGAGAATTGAAAATGAtttggttgggacccttgaagagtGGCAAAACCCGAATTTTAGAGGAAATGCTgcagaaatttttataaaactttgAGGCTTTGCTTAAAGCGTTAATCAAAAGAGGATTTGATTTAAAACTCATTTTATTTGGCTTTCAATTTATCAGGAAAAGAGTTATGCTTTAAGTTTATTCTATTGAGAAAAGTTTCTTGTTTAAGTAATAACTTGAGTCCAATTTATTAAGGAAAGGAATTTTTATTAAACGTTAAAGAAGTTTGGCTGCCTAGAAACTAATGCTTTGAGGTATGATAAGTGAAGGAATATGTGGTGATGCGGAGGTGTGAATAATAAtaaggtgatgcggaggtatgtatAATTAAGCGGTGATGTAGAGGTATGAGTATGTAATTGGTGATGTGGAGGAATAATGAAAAGTGGAATAAATAACTGAAGTAGATTATGATTTATGAAAATGAAATGTGAATGGGCCTTTGTGCCAAAGTGCTAATGCGGAAGCGCCCGCCTAACTaatagcctgagattgctaatgcgggaatgtccgTCTAACTGATAGCATATTATATGTTGAATGGGCCTTTGTGCTAAATTGCTAATGCGAAAGGGTCCGCCTATctgatagcctgagattgctaatgcgtgaatgttcgcctaactgatagcactgTTTTTTACTGTGATGCACATTATTATGATGAGGCCTAATTGACACGGGTAACCGTGATGTCAAGGTGTCTAATTGACACAGTAAAGAAATCATATTCGGAGTTCGCTtcgagtaacgtcgggttgcaggtagacaaccgacgcatgagcccatggcctgcttaggacagacatgcatcatattgattgcacatttgcatttggtCTTGTTTTGCTTGTTATattttctctgtgattgtgctgcTTGACTTGTTTGTCTTATTgcaatttgtttgtgtgttgatctgtttcttgtgctatTAGTTGGTGTATTGAAGTTACTGAGAATTGGAATTTGTTTTTAGTTCAAAAAGTTAAAGAAGGTAATTCAGTATATGAAGTAAGAACAAAAAGTATTTCCAAAGGTTTAAAAAGAAATAGTTTTATTAAGTAAAGTCAATTATTTacatgttaatcattacttttacaacattctcattccctactgagaactagTGGTTTGTTGTCACCCCAAAATCTTTCactctttcagtgacacaggttcggagATTCAGTTTGAAGTTACGGGCGATTATGAGTTTTACTTAAGTTAAGTCTATGTGTTGAgttgctttcatagaattccTTCGCCCTTATtactttaagtttttattttatacagagggataggagttgtaactGAGTcttatttgaaatcttttgtataatatttatcattattaataattatgtgattattattacttgtgttcGTTGATGAATGATTTTGATTAATGAGAAACTATATTTTCCggcattttcttaaaaaattgaaacacggtatcgaactaaaggctcaatattaaatagtaaataaggaaaaCAAGTCAGTAACGCttgcttttggtacgatcatgacgtgctgaaagttagggtgttacaaaaaatcaaacaaagaaagaaaaaaaatatataatgttgcaaaatcaatagaaagaagaggagaaaaaaaatgcagcaacaacaataGTAGTAGAAAAACAACGATAAAAATGAAACATGCgaagaaaaaaggaagagaaacgcaaaaaaaaaaggcgaagaagaaaaaggaagaggaggagaaaggAGAACGTGAAGAAGGAGTGTCTTCCATAATGGTGAGTGAGAGCACGTTTTGAAAACGGTTGAGTGATGCGCGTGTTAGCACGCTACAGTGGATTTTATTGTCttccaaaaagacttgtatggtagtataattttttcaagttttattgAACTTGGTTAATAAAAAGATGGTAGTataattttttcaagttttattgAACTTGGTTAATAAAAAGATTTAAACGTGTAGCATTTGAGCAACTGTCTTACACCTTCTTGCTCTCGTACGTGGACCACACAATGACATGCTTCATCTAAATATCTCTCATCTTCATCGCCACCATTCAATTTCTTATACTGTTTCATATCAACGCTCAAAACACTTAGAACTTCACTCTTCCAGTAAAAATAGTCaagttttattgtttaatttggtTGAATTTGGTTAATAAAAAGATTTAAACTTGTAGCATTTGAGCAACTGTCTTACACCTTTTTGCTATCGTACGTGAACCACATAATGACATGCTTCAGCTAAATATCTCTCATCTTCATTGCCACCATTTAATTTCTCATACTGTTTCATCTCAACGCTCAAAACACTTAGAATTTCACTCTTCCAGTAAAATAGTCTGGTATACGTGAGATTTTTCCTAACTTATATATGGATAGATTTTTTATATTACCATACATTACtataaagaaattaaaagggTTTTTGTCAAATTCTAGAAAGTTGAATAACATTATTTAGTGTCgtcatttttgaattattaattttgcataatttttaaaataataattttactattataaaaaaatttagctaaCATATTTTTAAGATGcatgataaaattattaataataaaatattttatttttttaataaatataaaaaaatatataaaaatttaaattttgtatatttttaataaaagtttttaaatttataactttacCATGTGTTCTTAACACATAAgaataagataataaaatttttataaaaatatttgattagaTATAAGGACAAAATTATTTTACAACCAACAACACATAGAAATTAACCCTATACAAAAAAGGGACAAGAAAGTTGTCCTTAAACTATGTAGAGAGAAgggatttaaaagaaaagaaataagagagaaaaaaaaggcaggaagATTGATATTTCAAACCATTTTCTTCCCAATTTGAGAACAAAATTTTTTAAGATGGGGCTTCCAACTTACTTATTTTTGTcgcatgttgagtgagcttcgaGGATTAAATAATCTCACTCACATTCGGCAACAAATCTATCAAAAGAGCTTCTCTGCTATTCTATATTGACAAGAAAAGATCCTAaatctctcactctc is a window from the Arachis hypogaea cultivar Tifrunner chromosome 17, arahy.Tifrunner.gnm2.J5K5, whole genome shotgun sequence genome containing:
- the LOC140180938 gene encoding uncharacterized protein: MGVVSRRRRRALPPSSLELQPPLFAIPNCCCCRYHDRYHHREDEKRERGIEHMQRERRRRGVVSVAVLPPLLSPPSPSVEIAAAGGVPASYPCCRVLLLLSLGHMATAVGFTAERSPSRERKKVAMESSAAAATINVTGVYNCCRHW